The following are encoded together in the Bacillota bacterium genome:
- a CDS encoding glycosyltransferase family 2 protein — protein MPAISVVVPAYNEENRLGDTLPVMYDYLKERFPQFELIVVDDGSTDRTPSIVQEFAQQHPEVRLLSYQPNRGKGYAVRTGVLQSRGEWLLFSDADLATPIEELPNLAARLREGYDIAIASRAVRGAKLVVRQPWYREFAGRSFNLMVQLLAVPGIHDTQCGFKLFRREAAREIFSRCEENGFSFDIEVLHVALRLGYRIAEVPVHWMHREGSKVRLLRDAVRMFVALLRISRRHHALQAIVRESRQAP, from the coding sequence ATGCCAGCCATCTCGGTGGTGGTACCTGCCTACAATGAGGAGAACCGGCTGGGCGATACCCTGCCTGTCATGTACGACTACCTGAAAGAGCGTTTCCCCCAGTTTGAGCTGATTGTGGTGGATGATGGTTCCACCGACCGCACTCCGTCCATCGTTCAGGAGTTCGCGCAACAGCATCCTGAGGTTCGTCTCCTCTCTTATCAGCCCAATCGGGGCAAGGGGTACGCGGTGCGAACCGGTGTTCTGCAATCTCGCGGGGAGTGGCTACTCTTTTCTGACGCGGATTTAGCCACTCCCATCGAGGAGCTGCCAAACCTCGCTGCCAGGCTGAGGGAGGGTTACGATATCGCTATCGCCTCGCGAGCAGTGCGAGGCGCGAAGCTGGTCGTTCGGCAGCCCTGGTACCGGGAGTTCGCCGGACGCAGTTTCAACCTGATGGTACAACTGCTGGCGGTGCCGGGCATCCATGACACGCAATGCGGTTTCAAACTGTTCCGGCGGGAAGCGGCACGAGAGATATTCTCGCGATGCGAGGAAAACGGTTTCAGCTTCGACATCGAGGTACTGCATGTCGCTTTGCGTCTCGGATACCGGATAGCGGAGGTGCCCGTGCACTGGATGCACCGCGAGGGTTCTAAAGTGCGTTTGCTGCGCGATGCGGTGCGCATGTTCGTGGCGTTGCTGCGTATCTCCCGACGCCATCATGCTTTGCAGGCTATCGTACGAGAATCCCG